From one Rhodamnia argentea isolate NSW1041297 chromosome 1, ASM2092103v1, whole genome shotgun sequence genomic stretch:
- the LOC115734046 gene encoding protein SLOW GREEN 1, chloroplastic-like yields the protein MADCWAGTSRLRLNTTSLAPKSHPDHLIPKFSFRVSGGSLIHPPPSHRHPRSLRSRPERLHISPKATSFNLPLIPSCDDKQEPHAPFSPNAKFLRFLSEKFVICLLGSFIFVGFVHLKPSFALSSQAGASSPQAGDAQEEGSDEEEMSERLLETDPMNVDALKVVLYGKMRRGKTKEAVKYVQRLMDVEPDEVEWKLLLALCHETMGQLSTAKRLFREILKETPLLLRALHGLAMVMHKNQEGPAVFEMLNKALELARHEKRVTEERNIRILIAQMHVIEGDLNAGLKDFQDLVNDNPRDFRPYLCQGIIYSLLDKKKEAQEQFEAYRSLVPEEFPQRGFLDDVVLAAKSKTREQLQKEFKAEFRK from the exons ATGGCGGATTGCTGGGCGGGCACGAGTCGTCTCCGTCTCAACACCACTTCTCTTGCTCCGAAGTctcatcccgatcatctcatcccCAAGTTCTCCTTCAGAGTCTCTGGCGGTTCGCTCATCCACCCGCCTCCCTCGCACCGCCACCCTCGGTCGCTCAGATCCCGACCCGAAAGACTCCACATTTCCCCCAAAGCCACCAGCTTCAACTTGCCCCTGATCCCCTCATGTGACGACAAGCAGGAACCCCACGCCCCGTTCTCGCCCAACGCGAAGTTCCTCCGATTCTTGTCTGAGAAGTTCGTGATTTGTCTTCTGGGGTCGTTCAttttcgtgggttttgttcatTTGAAGCCGAGCTTCGCGCTATCTTCTCAAGCGGGCGCGTCGAGTCCCCAAGCGGGTGATGCCCAGGAGGAGGGAAGTGACGAGGAGGAGATGAGTGAGCGGCTCTTGGAGACGGACCCGATGAATGTGGATGCATTGAAGGTGGTCTTGTATGGGAAGATGAGGAGGGGGAAGACCAAGGAAGCTGTGAAGTATGTGCAGAGATTGATGGATGTGGAGCCGGACGAGGTTGAGTGGAAGCTTTTGCTTGCTCTGTGTCATGAGACGATGGGTCAGCTCAGCACCGCGAAGAGGCTGTTCAGAGAAATCTTGAAAGAGACGCCTCTTCTGCTCAGGGCCTTGCAT GGTCTGGCCATGGTGATGCATAAGAACCAAGAAGGGCCGGCTGTCTTTGAGATGCTAAATAAGGCTCTTGAATTAGCCCGCCATGAGAAAAGAGTCACTGAAGAGCGAAATATCAGGATTTTAATTGCTCAAATGCATGTCATAGAG GGGGACCTGAATGCGGGGTTGAAAGATTTTCAAGATCTAGTTAATGACAATCCTCGAGATTTTCGGCCTTATCTTTGTCAG GGGATAATATATAGTCTGTTggacaagaagaaggaagcccAAGAACAATTCGAGGCATATCGCAGCCTTGTACCGGAGGAGTTTCCGCAAAGAGGATTTCTCGACGATGTCGTTTTGGCAGCAAAATCAAAAACGCGGGAACAACTTCAGAAAGAGTTCAAAGCTGAATTTAGGAAGTGA